From Platichthys flesus chromosome 7, fPlaFle2.1, whole genome shotgun sequence:
CCACACTATCCCACAACTCATAAGAGTACATTGTTTACCATCTGTCGCCTTGTTTTCAGATTTGTGGCTTGAGGATAGATTTCCACACAGGGGAAGTCAGAGCACTATAGGTTAGTAACACACtacttttaaaaaactgttaaactAGTTCTGTAGCGTATGCCACTTTTTAGTGCTTAAAACAGCAAGAAGGGCACAGAAAAGTGAGGAAGATTCAGAAATACACTTTAAAATGATGCAATAATTTTGCAATCTAACTCCACATGGCTCTGTGGAAACTGTCGGCTTCACTGCTCTGATCCTTCTGCATGTGAAGAGGATTTTCTTTAGAAACTTTCTTAAAAAGGTGTTTCGGGAGGTGGAATCTGCTCAGTGCTCGGACACGGTGAGGTGCTGCATCTTCTTGGCCGCCTCTTCGGTCACCGCCTTGGTTGTTTTCTCCGGGCTGGGAGCTGGACTAGGTACTGGACTGGGATTTGGAGTGTTTGCTGCACTGTTGGGATAATCCCGGTTGCCAAATATGATGCTGCCCACACGCACGTTGGTGGAGCCCACCTCGATCTTGAACAAATCAGAGGAAAGCATGTTTAGACACATGTTGCAATGTCAACTTTAATCCTCCTTACATTCTTTTAAAATGCTCCATACAGTGCCCCAAAGACACACTGTAaagtatacagtatatatatatatatatatatatatatggaaaagCCGACAGGGGCTTTTCTTTGCCGGCAGAAATGTAAACACAGGCTTTTCCAACATGACTGTCCTATGAAGATTTCATAAGCAGAAAAAAACTCCTTGTAGGGACTTGAAAATGCATCCTGAACGCGTGTGTCCTGTGACCAGTGATTGAATTTCACTTCgctgctctatatgcaaataattatttaaattcataACTCATTTTTGATGGTGAAGACCAAGTGATGTTGTTGTCTGAGTTTGCAGATTTAACCGATGACGctgtgtgtatgcttgtgtgtgtgtttgagtaatAAGTGACAATTCCTAGGTAATTATTCATTGAGTTGAATGAATTCTTGAGGAGGCAGACTTATACAGTTATAGCTAAATAAAATTGCAAACCCCCCAACATTATCCACCAGCCGGTAGGGTAACCTTTAAATTTCAACATATGAGTCAAAACCCTTAAATAGTTCCTGTATGATTTGTGTGCAGAAGGTATGTTTAAGTGCTAATGAGAAGTGATGCTCACCGCATGCTCAAAGTCTGTGGACATGCCCATGCTGAGTTCCATCTCCTCCAGAGGCAGCTTCAGACTGTCACACACCTCCTGCCTTCGACTCAGCAGCATCTACAAGACAGGAATATTGATAGATTATAATACTGATTTGAAAACAAGAGCATGTGATTATATTATTCTGCACAGATCCTTTAGAGATGTGGAAGTGCGACCATTATGCAAACTAAGCAGGACATTTTATGTTGATTTGGAAGGTGACAGTGATGGTTAGTGACTCTGTATGCAGttttctgtctctcagctgaCATATGAGCCCACATCTGTATAATTACAATAAGAGGGATTGGTCTTCAGTTGAAAAATGCATATTCGTTTTTAAATAATCTATCTTTTCTTGCTGTTTGGTTCCAGTATAACTTTGCAGATTGGAGTAAAGCATAAGCAGGCTGGGAGGAGTTGGAGTTTTCAGAAAAGCACAAttataatgtaatttattttagtTCGAGATGAGTGTATGTTACGGATGCTCATGTCAAATGGAAAACACGATGACCGACGACGTCCAAAGCTTCAAATGTCACCTGTACTCAAAATCTGTCGCTCACACGCAGCTAAaccctgcttgtgcttagatTTCCTGCAATCCGATATAATGTCAGGTGTTGTGATAAGAACGAAATTGACCTGCCCTCTCTCTGGTACAGAGTGGAAAGAAACAGGTTGGTGTCtatcttgtttttaaagttaCGAGCAACAGTGTTTACATAATGGAGAAAAACCCTCAAGCATAGGTGCTTTTCTCAGTTGACACATGGTGTGATAAGAACTCAGTGACAGTGGGCCTAAACtatcaataacaataatccCACTTAACATATCTTGGGCATCATAAACTGTCATAGGTTGTCTGTTCGACAAATTttaagttgctttcagacaagccctgaactccagataatcttctgacattctccagaggggctgagAGTGAGAGGCCTTAGACTTTCCCCTGAGCTGTTCCTGTCAGCCCCTCATAAGAACTCTGTCGAATGTCCAAATGAGCTGAAGGGAGATCAAGTGACAtatgctaaaaataaaaaatacagggAGAAAATCAATATCTCAGGGTTGAAAAGTTGTGCcctacatgtagaagacacaaatgaagatgtcaagagaacTTTTGGTGATAGGAGTCAATGCCAGTGTTGCTGAGCTGTAAACGACAACTTGTGATCTCGGGTGCTTGCTGCAAACGAAGCCTCATGGCTCCCTTTGCTCGTCACTAGTTTCAGTCAGATAAATGAATGCAGGATTAGTTCGGGCAAGCTTTTACTCATTATTGAAAGAAAAATTGAGGTTTTGGAgaagttatattaatattatttgtaCTTGAAAGTCCGGGTTGGGGCCCAGGGTGAGGTTGTAGCCATAGCGCCCGATGGCCATGAGTCCTGAGAGGTGCAGGGCGGAGCACTGGGACACAATGTGCTTCACTGTATTCACTGTCTCCTCTGGTGGGAGGCCATGTTTACCTGCAACCCATGTCACATATACTGTGTTAGATCACCTGACTGTGCGTACGTTACAGATCTGTGATCAAATCAGTACTCACTCTGTTCTCCACTGGTGTTGATCTGCAAcatgacctttaacctctgGGTGCTGGCTCCCCTGATCCTCTGCCATGAGCTGTTGACCTTATCGGCCAGCTTCGCAGAGTCGACCGTCTCCACGAGAAACAGGTTTGGCACCGctgggaaaagaaagacaagactCAGTGCTAGGTGGTTGTcgtggttttctttctttgaacaTCCAGCTTCAGAGCAAGGGCGGGagagctgacacacactcacccaaaAGTTTGTTGACATTATTCTTCTGTAGATGGCCGATGAAGTGCCACTTGATTTCTGGACAGGATTCTAGAATCTGAATGAGGCAACAAGAAACGCCGTTAAAAAAATTAGCAACACACTTGGGTCAGAAGAAATTATTTTGACCTTGTAGACTGGAGAAACCCACCAGTGGATCTGAAGCTTTATCCACGAGTTCATTAACCTGGCAGGAGATAATGGATGGGGTCAATCTTTACATTCCTCAGCTCGGCTCCTCTCTGGAGCTTTTACGTTCATGCTGTGACATTTGGAAAGTTTGGAGTGAAGCAGACCAGCAGCATTTCACACTCACGTAGTTTTCTCCAAAGTTACGCTGCCCCTGTATGTACGCCTTCACGACCATCTCCGGGGGTTTGGTCTTGCTGACGGCCACAAGACGGGGAGGCACGGATGGCAGCGTCTGGGGAtggacagaacacacacattcttcagtTGCATCACTATATCACTGGATCACTGTTTTAATGGATCACTGTTTCTTATATCGTAGCACCGCTATATCGCTGTATCACAACGCCACTGGATTGTCCCTAACACTAACCCCTGTACTACTACAGTACTGCATTACCATGTCACTGTATAACTGTACTACTCTGTCACTTTACTGCAGTTTCACTGGATGGCTGCATGCCTGGATCACCATGTGACTATTAACTGGATCAGAGGCTCGCTGCATCACTACAGCTCTTATCGGCTGTATCAGTGCAGGAGCTCAGTGTGGGGGGTCTGAAGTGTGAGTCAGCCTCGACAGGATCCTTCAAAACAAATGACGAAGGCGGATTGtttgtggctgctgctgtgcgcCGATGCAGCGACACATCAGTCGGTCCTCTAGTGGCTCACAAACCAGCTCATTCCTCCACGCTCTGACCTACATATCATGTGATGCCATGTTGTTTTTAAGGAGGAACAAGCTGATATCTTCACTGTCTTCCACACAGAgtggtgtgaggaggagaggctgtTCTACATCAGCCTGTGTCACATGCACATCAGGAACATGTGCACACCGGCAGCCGCCAGGCACGTCGAGGTGCCACCTGCTCCCACGCGTGTGAAGATGCCACGACCAGCCGTGCACGGTGTTTAGTGCAGCCACGCGCCCGGCTGTCTCCCGTCCGAAGGTTGAGGTGCTGCCTTACATAACGAGTCGTGCCGCCGCAGCCACACTCTCCTCCGGACCCCCGAGTGTGGCAGCGACGGCAGCGGTGCCGCCGAGCGGAGCCCGCCGGGCTGCAGTTACCTTGAGCCGCCGTGCAGCCGCCTGGTTCACCCGCTCCACCACAGACTGTAGCGCCTTCCCAACCTCGTCCGACATTGCTACTTTCCACATAGCGTCAAGCGGCGACGGCACACGACGTCAAGGAGTAGTCCGCGATGACGTCTGTcgcctttcaaaataagagtccgGTGAAAGCATGAAGTCCACCGTCGAGACGGCGCCCTCTATCTGCCCTGCTTCAGCATtgagagtatatatatatatatatatatatatatgagtcagcctcatatttatatattcttgACTGACTCAGTTTATTAAGGGTACATAAGTTATTTATAATTTCCAATTTTCTCCATGACATTTGATTCAccgaaaaaatttaaatattggAAAATGGGAGAAAGGCAATGGTACAAGACTTAGTACATAATTGTTTTAAGAGTGAAATAACTATGCATCCCATACACCAATGCAGGTGCACTTCCCCAAAAATGCATGTTGAGGCAGTATCTGGATCGGTGCACTGGTCCATGGCTCGCACTCCCGTCCACAAACACTGCACCCGTGTGACTACATCACAGCCCCAGTCGCATCAGTATGTAGCTGCGTTCATTGTATTGCTGCATTAGTGTCTCGCTAAAACCTTCAATGTGGTCTTGAGATTTCGtctttgtgaggtcacagcaacCTTGCTCTTTGCACTTAATTCTCATCGGCTCCCCATTGAGGACTAGTAAATATctgcatcaaataaaaaaaaattaaatctcTCACGATGTTCTTGAGATCATGTATACAAAACATGGACGGAAAGGAATGAGAAACCAGAAACATAATGCCTTTGGTtgtcactgacacaaacaatatattcatattcatctAAATGTTTCACCTTAAACTGTTCACCTTTGTAGGGCAGTCTGTCTTCTTTGCACTTCACTTTCATATTCTGTATATAGTTTTAAGTCTTGTTCTCataagaaaatgaaatcaataaaaaagcaGTTGAGCTGCAGGTTTGCGGATCTGGGGAAGAGCATCCAGATAAATAAACTAATGTCTCCTTGATCACAAACAAAGCAATGGTCAAAGTGAGATTCTATTAGGATTTACAGACACCTTCAAACAATATTCTGTGGTTGTGGTAATGCAATGTACATTCCAAACtgaatcaacaaacacaaaatacaaagaaaactgaTTTATTAACACATAcactattcaaaataaaaaaagacgtCAGTGGAAAGCAGACATCTGATAATTCAAAGACACAGTCAGCTCTGCctcttttaaacaaaacaaccgtctaaaagagaaacagaatgtGAAAAGGTGTgggtctctctctttcctccatctGCAGCCAGCTCCTCCTCTATCATACTCGCTCCAGGGCCTCCAACATAATTATGCTGTTTCCCCTGATGACCTGTGAGAAATGAGACCAcagttatatttaatattatttacatGGTGAAGTGTTTCTGAGTAAAAGGAGGACATTTCAAATTGGTCGTCCTATTGCTCTACCATATCTTCACTTGTGGAGTGGCTAATTTAACCTGGATATGCCCTTTTTCACAGAAGATACTTTGATTTTCCACAACAGGAAAAGCACAGCTGCCATAACATCTGCTTTCCATTTAGGTCTCACAGTGTCGCGCAGAAGGGATATTAATCATAGATGAATGAACAAAGCAATGATTTGTCTCATCAATTACACcagtgtctgctgtgaaaacaccTATTTCAAGAAATTAAACTTGAATCTGCAGACTACAGACAACATGGTGTCAAACTAATGCATCCAACGCCTGATATACTTTACTCCTCCACTGTTTTTGTGCTGGGTGGTGTGGGATGCTTAGGCAATAATCAGGATTATAGTCCTTTATTATTGGTTCTCTCTATATGCACACTTCATTCCTGTAATATGCACTTACCACCATGCCGACGCTGTTCTGTTGTCCTCCAGGGCCCATCTCCAGAGAGTCATCCATCACCAGGTTCATGAATGGGTCGAACCCTCGCAGGATGCCCTGCACGTGTCTGCCTCCATTCAACTTCACTAAAAGTCAGAAAGGGAGGGAACTTTGAGAAATATATATCATGTCTGTTTAAATCAGAAGTTTACTCTCATcttgattttgttatttttaagcTCTTCACATTTGGGTTAAAGTTTAAATAACTGCCATGTATAGAAAattaacacacatttttctgtttcaatCTTTAGAATGCTATTCGCAGTAAATATAACCCCTTTTTGCTCTtcgttttgttttgaaatgtaagAGTACCTGTGGTTTGCTTATGTGGCCATGTCCTGAAATTATAATTTTCCAAAGAAAAAGTATTGGGATAGATTAATTCACATTAATTTGAGATTAGATTCCAACAATGAACATAGCTACCAGCATGTTTTCAGAGTTGCTTTATCTGCTGCACGAACCTTGATGAGACTTTGCGGGAAGGATCCTCAATGGCAACATACTTAAGAGCAATGATTAAGAGTTATACAACTGATGTAAACTAACCGGGTTATAACTGCCACTGTGCATATTTctcttttgttattattgtttgtgttgttttatgggTTTTCATTGTATTGTCTTAAATGAAGGTTTTTGAGTTGTATCTATCGACCACTctacaaaaatgtatatactaaaggttaaaggttcagtgtgtagaatttagtgatatctagtggtaaAGTTGCATGTTTCAGCTTAATACCCCTCCcgtcaccctcct
This genomic window contains:
- the plpbp gene encoding pyridoxal phosphate homeostasis protein — its product is MWKVAMSDEVGKALQSVVERVNQAAARRLKTLPSVPPRLVAVSKTKPPEMVVKAYIQGQRNFGENYVNELVDKASDPLILESCPEIKWHFIGHLQKNNVNKLLAVPNLFLVETVDSAKLADKVNSSWQRIRGASTQRLKVMLQINTSGEQSKHGLPPEETVNTVKHIVSQCSALHLSGLMAIGRYGYNLTLGPNPDFQMLLSRRQEVCDSLKLPLEEMELSMGMSTDFEHAIEVGSTNVRVGSIIFGNRDYPNSAANTPNPSPVPSPAPSPEKTTKAVTEEAAKKMQHLTVSEH
- the snrpg gene encoding small nuclear ribonucleoprotein G, coding for MSKAHPPELKKFMDKKLSLKLNGGRHVQGILRGFDPFMNLVMDDSLEMGPGGQQNSVGMVVIRGNSIIMLEALERV